The region tttaaagtttggcccaactttaatgaaacgccctgtatactGTCCAGAACCAAATATGGCCAAAATACCACATTTTATTCTGGACATCATGTCTCTGTTTACCatgcacatgtgtgtgtgtgtgttcatagtACAGTACTAGTGAAGTTGTAATTGATATGCCGGTACCAGATAGGCCTGTGTATGTGCCAGTCTACACATGGCTCTTGTGCTAACAGTGCTAGTATTTGTCTGTTTGGCCACTACCTTGTTTAGATTTCTCTAAGCAgcctatttttctttctctcataCAGATTTCCATAAGATTGGTGGCTTTGACGTGCTCGAGGACCTGCTTTGCTTTCCAAACAGTGGAGTTCAGTCAAAGGCGTGTGAGCTGGTTGCCGAGCTGGTACAGAACAACCCTTACTGCCAGAAACAGGCCGCACGAAGTCTCAAGTTTCTGTTGGATCTTGTGGATGCCACCCAAGAAGCTGTCCGGCTGAAAGCTCTGTACGCTGTGTCGTGTGAGTGATAAAACAAGTCGCAGACTAGAAGTTGTAGATTAGAGAGATCTCTACTCGTGGTAGAACAGTGAATCTTTGtcaatacgtacccgcttaataaGTAATTCTAGTTTAAATATAGTCGCGATGAATCCTCCACCCTGTCGTCATTGCACCTAATGTATTGGCTGACCTCTTAAGCCGTAATCGCTTAACACATTCCAAACGGTTTGTGTGTAGTATTTACTTCATTTGTCGTCATCGTCATGGATGACGACATGGATGATTTCCCTTCCGTATCCGACGCGGCTAGTGCGTTGACCGTCATGGGGGCGTTCGCAGAGAAGTGGGGCCTAATAGAGAAACTGGCTCGTGGCCTTGCCGAGTTTGAGGATGGCGTCGTCACTGTAAGGCCGGCATGGCGGCAAGTGAAAATCACAGATTTTTTGCTGCATGCTCGCAAATAAAAGTTGTCTGCATGTGTGTTTGAGTGAGAATTAACAGTTTTTTTGCCAGTAAGTCTATAGCTGCTCATCTGCCATTGTCGGTTAATTAGTACGTCGCTTAGTGTGTACCTGACCCATGTTCCCCGCCAActacgtattaatgaggttttactgtagtaccAGCAAAGTTGTGGCCATTAGGGCTGGTCAGTGCATGGCTATTGTCAAAGTGAAGCGCTAGCTTGCTGGTAGATCTGCTGAGATATGCTGCtgggggacacttattggttagctaTATTGGTCAATGCTGAGACGTGTGGTTGCTGTGATGGATGGACATGTTGGAATGCACTCGGCAGGTAGCCAAGTTCATTCCAACGTGTCGCATTCCAACATGTTGCATTTCCAACCATGCAACAAGACAAGACATGCTGATGTATCCATTTTCGCTGCACCTATGGTTATGCCATCTAATATACTGTAGCCAGCATCTCTTGAAGCATTGCTCAAGCTCCAAAgtcagtgttctttttttttttttttttttgaagggggTGTTCATGCGCTCTCGTGCCAGTGCTCCAGCATAGTCTGTCGTGTTGGACAAACAAAGGCTGGTGTATACAGAATGCTAGTTCTGAGTTCTCTTTCGCTGCCTGAAGGGCACTGCAGGCGATCATGGGCTGTATTCTGTAAGaatctacctagtggactgtccatttcggctgtcgctgattggctgctgcttgatgtgcaggaaggtgccagccagtctccttcctgcacgtcaagcagtaGACAATCAGCGACAGCAGAAATGGagagtccactaggtagactcttacagaatagccccccaggACAGcatacagtaaaccctcgtttATAACAAGATCGCTTTATTTGAAATATCGCTTAATTCAAAGTCTTTCCTGGTACTCACCGCAGTGCACGCATTTTATTTTAGACTGGAGTAATTGAAGCACAGTGGCGCAAGACCCCACTTAGTGTGAAATGGGAAACGTAAAAATTTGCATGGGCCTGCACATGACCATGTGACGTAGCATACGTGGTGGCCCTTTGCTTTTCTTTCTATCGACTTGCAGGTGCAAAGAGCACTGCAATGATCACTCCACCACATGGCAGCAGCTGGTTGTGCCTAACTGTATAACATGCCGATGACCAACAGACGAGCCAGCTGCTCACGGTTGTCAGCAGAATTCCTCCACTGTCATGTACCCGCTATTCAATGTGGGTGTAgttcatcttcatcatcatcatcagcctacatttatgtacgctgcaggacgaaggcctctccatgtgatctccaatgacccctgtcttgcgctagctgattccaacttgcgcctgcaactttcctaacttcatcacccacccagttttctgccgtccttgactgcgcttcccttctcatggtgcccattctgtaactctaatggtctacccgttatccatcctacgaattacgtggcctgcccagctctattttttttctcttaatatcaattagaatatcggctatccccatttgctctctgatccacatcgctctcttcctggctcttaacaaaaagcctaacatttttcgttccatcgttttgtgcggtccttaacttgttctcaagcttctttgttaacctcaaagtttctgtccagtgattgtacaattttcttttcagtgacagtggtaagctcccagtcaggatttgacaatgcctgccgtatgcactccaacccaattttattattctgtaaatttccttcgcatgatcagggtccggTGGGTGTAGTACAATGCACATTTTATGAGCTGTGCTGTTGGCATCCTCACCCTGCCCTACTGTGGGTCATTTAGAGACCACTTCAGCTCACTTCTGTGGAGGCTCTGCACTTGTAACGAAATGCCATTTAAAACAAATTACAGTTCTTATTGTCCTGGTGACTTCATTAAAACGAAGATTTACTGGATTTACTGtacacgccacacacacacacacgcacgcacgcacacacacacacacacacacacacacacacacacacacatctctGGAATGACGCCAACATTGTGAGTGTTGCAGGAATATTGTATAATTGccaataaaaaacaaaataaaaacagcCCAAAAACAGGacacagaagaataaaaaggaCAAATGTGCCATGCACCTACTAAGAACGATTGGTTTCATTGCTTGTATCACGATTTGCACCTTTTCTTTTCAGGTCTTGTGCGCCACAATATTTTGGTGTACCTGGAGTTTGAGAAATTGGACGGCTTCTCAGTGTTACTGAGGGCGCTGCAGTCGGACTCGCTGAGACTGAAAACCAAAGCAGGCTTTCTGCTTTCATCATTGTGTTCCCAGCAGGGGAGAAGCAGAGGTGGGTGTTCTTTTGTGATTCTTTCTCAGGAAACATAGGTTCATTTGAATAACAGAGCTCATCGCAGTTTTGAAGTACTGCGCACAGGAGTGGCAGGTTTGGTCCACACATGTCAATTGTTAAGCTATTGGATGGGGCCTTGTATTAGCATATTTGTATTAatatgtgcccccccccccccctttcttttttgaGAGAGTTGCCAAACAGACCTTACATTGTATCTGGCATCACTTGTATTTCTCCGCAGACTCGGACCAGGTTATTGTCTTCAGTAAGGTTGTGTTCTTTCTCTGTTATTCATATCTCCCATGGCACATCAGGTGATCGTTTTTTAGAAGTAGACATTAAAAGTGTAAAATATTCCGTGGCAGATAGTGAAATTCTGTCTCATCCACTGGACTAGTTCTACAGGCAGGCATAGCATGCGCAACAAATTGCATTGTGGTGATAGCTAATGAACAAAGTTTCACTAATTTAAAATTTTCACTTTATTTCGCCCTGTTGAAGAACTGAAACCAAGCAGTAATGAAGTCGTTTATTATAGTCACATGCTCGCTTTCAATGACCATAGAAATCAAGGATCATCGAAATCTGCAAGCTCCATATTCTCCCTTCCACGAGCTCACATAAAGGAGCCAATTAAGCATGCCCACAATGTCTCTTGGTTTAAGTGGTCATTGAAAGCGAGAGTGTGACTGCGGTATTTATCTAGCAGAAATCCTGTGCTTAGCGCCATTTTCAAGACATATGTTTTGTAAATCTGTTGTAAAATGCATTCATGTTTTCATTAACACTTGTCAGCACTTAATTCTTCCATAGTGCCGGTAAGTGTGACAGTAATGaaatttgtttttgctttttgtgTTGCTGATCACGGGTTCCTTGGCTTCTCTACTTGGCAATCGCTTAACGCATGTTCTTTTGTAATAAAATTTTCAGTTGCGAGCAGTTTCTCGTCTTATGTGTCTCGTTTATGTCTGTGCCTTTTCGAGCTGGAACAGTGAATGAAATTTGGCTTTGATCTTATTAAATCAATCCGTCTGACAATGCATGTGATGCCATTTTCTCTGTCTTGTAGACACGCTCATCCGAATGGGCTTTGTGGAGCAGCTGGCTGCAATGCTTCGACATGAACCAGGCCCCCACCGCGAGCACCTGCTATCCACTCTCGACACACTCGTGAGTGTGTGCCCTAGTGCACGCAGTGAGTGCCGTCGCCCCGAGCTTCAGCTGGAGGACACACTCCGCACTGTCCTGGCTTCAAGCCGTGGCTGCGAGGACCAGCGCGAAGAACACGACCACAGCGCCCACATCCTGGCCACGTGCTTTGCAGACAGTGGAGCTGGCAGTGACCATGTTGAGATGGACAGGTAAAAGCAGGCCAGCCAATCGACCAAGCATGTGAACTTATGGGCGAAAAAATTCAAGGGGGGAACTGCGATGTGAGGGACGCAACGTCATCACCACCTATGGTGTTTTCAGTTCCGAGATAAAGGAATGCTTCATTCGTGTACTGTCTATGTTATTCATGTGTGGCCATGCAAGTCATCCCTGGTGCATCCAGGGACATACGCAAAGGGAAGTTTTCTGCACAATTTAGTTAGAACCCTGCGTTGAACTTGtcttgccttttgaagttttaaCGGTGGCTCAGTAGCATTAGTGTCATTCTGCCAAGCATGATGTCGTGGGTTTGATTTCCAGCTGCTGCGTCCACATTACATGTACAtacataccatgtggtagagtgTTGCGCACTCATCGCCGTGCGAGCATTTATAAATTATAataatacagcgcagggtgtatggcatGGTACAGATTCAAGTGTGGCACACATGTATGGCCACAGGTATGGCCACTTTTCACCTTGAGGaaacaggggtgtacaacaaggCACAGGAAATCCTAATAGGCCCATCTGGTAAGCCAATAGGGAAAGGCTAAAAAGCGCGACAGCGGGACGCTGCAGTT is a window of Dermacentor silvarum isolate Dsil-2018 chromosome 4, BIME_Dsil_1.4, whole genome shotgun sequence DNA encoding:
- the LOC119450482 gene encoding hsp70-binding protein 1, whose product is MSGDDNPRNPKNLPALLNYCVRNTANVDAPSSSTASMDPERRKWLEEAMSNMMVSPVEEMQKNLNVIKETLSHHRESAEQAPTEEACSTLESALESITEYVGSIDYAKDFHKIGGFDVLEDLLCFPNSGVQSKACELVAELVQNNPYCQKQAARSLKFLLDLVDATQEAVRLKALYAVSCLVRHNILVYLEFEKLDGFSVLLRALQSDSLRLKTKAGFLLSSLCSQQGRSRDTLIRMGFVEQLAAMLRHEPGPHREHLLSTLDTLVSVCPSARSECRRPELQLEDTLRTVLASSRGCEDQREEHDHSAHILATCFADSGAGSDHVEMDR